The window TAAGATCTGCACTTGAAGCTGCTGAAATCAAGTATCAGGCAGACCAAATCCAAAGCACAATGCAGGTCCGGTCTGCTTATGAGTTAATGGAGCGTGTGAAGAGTGATTGTGGAGTCAAAGAAACTGAACTCAAACTTGCATTGAGCAATGCAAAAACAGAGATTGCTGAACTTAAGGCAAAACTAGTTGATAAGGAAGCAGAGCATCAGCAGATAGCAGATAACAAAGAACTGAGTGCGGATGATGGAGAAGTTCGGGGAGCACAATTGCTATCCGAATTGGAGTCGAAGTTTATGAAATCTACTAATGATATTGCAGAGCTGAAGGCCAACCTCATGGACAAGGAGACCGAGCTGCAGAACATTTTGGAGGAGAATGAGATGCTGAAATCTGAAATGTCAAAGAGGGAAGTGGAGAATCGTAGAAGTTCTGAAGCAATGATTGCCGAGCTGGAGTTGTCCAAGGCTGCGGAGCAGGACGCACTTATAAGGCTGGGATACATCACCGAAGAATCTGATAAGAACAGCAGGAGGGCCGCGAGAGTGGCCGAGCAACTTGATGCAGCTCAAGCAGTGAATTCGCAGATGGAATCTGAGCTGAAGAGGTTGAGGATACAGTGTGACCAGTGGAGGAAGGCAGCTGAAGCAGCGGCAAGTATTCTTAGTTCCAGTAACAATGGAGGAAACATGGAAAGGACTGGTTCACTAGATTCTGACTATAATTCGATTGCCGGGAAGTTGATGAGCTCACCATTTTCTGACGACCTGAATGAAGAATCACCCAAGAAGAAGAACAGTAATGTGCTAAGGAAGATTGGTGGCCTGTGGAAGAAGAGCCAGAAGTGACTATTCGGTTATGGCATGGTGTTTTGCTATCAAATTATGGCACTGCGCAAAGATGGGTGTTATGAAACAGCCTCAAGTTTAGTTTGTTTTTACATTGCACTCTTTTAGCTTTCTTGATGGTACTTTTAGACTACTTGGGAGGATGCTACTTTTGTGGAGCATTTAGTTCTGTTTTTTTGAACAGGATCTATCATATCTTAGTCTTTGATTGAGGCAGATGATTAAACTTGATGAAGTGTTTTGAACACTTTGCTCCCATTTAAGACCTAATAGAAAACAAACGTCTACCAAATCACTGATGTTTTCTTgggattgataagtattttttaatttcaagatctattattGAAGGATAACAAATATTAgtatggaaaaaataaaaaaatcttaaagtTAGGCTTtagttattttataaatattttatgtatgtatatatttttttataaaaaatatgagaaaatattataattattcttGGGTTTATCTCTTGTAGGTctagaaaaattaaaagaaaggagatgaaaatttcttttgaaaattatttttcggttTATCTCTTGAGATGATAAATAtactttttgttttttatttattattctataagattttttatgagaaaaatgacataaacttaatttttttatttatatgagaGAATGTACCGAAAGACTTGCGTTTGATTTGAGGTTAATGTAAAATATATGTAATTGATCTCATACTACAAGATTTGTGCTTAATATaagattaatttaaaatatatttaatcgATCTCATATGAttaataatctaatttttttcataAGTTCGATAAATATACTTTtggtatgtttttatttattattttataaaaaaatattttaaacgtTTCTCCTTTAAAGAAATGAAGAGACAATATGAAcatatatatctttttcgaacAATAATAATACTGTATTACTAGCCTAAGATCAAATCATATATATTAAActtctaaaaaaaataatattgaagTTATCAGCTTGAAAATAATTGAGTGCGCATCCAAAGGTGGATGCATCAACTGCAACTTAGATTTGGTAATTGCCAAACCTCGTAGCTATTAGCTTGCGAAAGACATGTGAAACTGATGTCCGATATGGTCTATAAGATCATGTCTGATTAGCCTTCGAGCATAAtcaagcattcaaatcaagaatttTTTTATACTATATGATTAAGTAAAAAGATTTTGAACCACACTTCCATTATGATGAAtaaataattttcttaaaaatggaGCTCTATTTAAATCTCATGGGATCTAAAATCTCTCTCTATTTTTTTTGAACCTGTGAGTTTTTTGGAATTTTAATTATAACTAAAATTTAAgggttatttaaaaaatatcattcGTCCACTTTTATTTATTTCCtttgatttttaaattatttttcatcatattttagtttaaatGTAAATGtataatcttattttattttattttttaaattcctCTTGGCACATTAAGGTTGTTTATTAGAACAGAAAGTAGTTGGTTTCAAATGAATGCAATGCCATGTCCTCCATCTCACATACACACACATTACCCCCACTATGGTGTATAATTCTCGATTCATGATTAATTTAGCCCTAATCCCTCCTTTCTCCACACTTCCATTTCCCTCTCTCTGTTCTCCTCTGCTTTGCTCTTCTCTCTGCTCTCTGCttccttgtttcttcttccttccttcctctttctgcCTTTCTCTCGTGTGTCTCtatctttcttgttcttattCCCTTAGTGTTCTATCATGTACTTCTTCTCTTGGCCTTCGTTCGATTACATTCACTAGTTGTCCTGGCGGGCGGGTGAGATGGGGTCGATAGACCGGTCGAAGAGGAGGAGTAGTCAGCTGTGGAAGAAGGCGCTCGTGCACTTCGCCATGTGCTTCGTGGTGGGCTTCTTCACCGGCTTCACGCCACCCAGCACCGCTACCCTCTTCGAGCGCCGGCCCGTCAGTAGCATCGGCATCCTCCCCGCCGCCCCCGTCGAGGCCGTGGAGCGGGTCGTCGAGCGCGGCGCGTCCGTCAACAGGACCCTGGCCGAGATCACGAGCACGGTCCCGGCCGCCGCCGTGCGCGACGATCCGCCGCCGGACGCGGAGGCGTCGGAGACGCGCGGGCCGCAGCCGCCGTCCCGGCGGCTGCTGATCATCGTCACGACGACCCGGTCCAGCGACCGGTTCTTGGGCGCGTCGCTGCGGCGGATGGCGCACACGCTGCGCCTGGTACCGCCGCCGCTGGTGTGGCTCGTCGTCCAGGCACACGCggacgccgccgccaccgccccgATGCTGCGGACAACGGGAGTCATGTACAGGCACCTGACCTACAAGGAGAATTTCACCGACCCGGGGGTGGAGGCCGATCACCAACGGAACGTTGCCCTCAGCCACGTCGAGTACCACCGTCTCACTGGGATCGTCCACTTCGCCGGCGCGTCCAACGTCTATGATCTCCGCTTCTTCGACGAGATTAGAGAGATCGAGTATgacctttcttcccttctcctctattTCATGAGCAAATAGTTTACATCTCAATGGGACCTAACTCGATTCTTTGGAAGGGAAAGTAGTATCTGATTCATCGAAAGAAAAGCTATAATCTTTGTCAGTTAAGCTCGAATCTCTTCCAAAGGAGTGTGATATACTCATCAAAATCTTTTATTACAATTCGTGCTGTTTCCATCATAATTTTGCTCCTGATATCATGAGGGTTTGAGGGGAGAAAGATAAGGGAAGTTGAGCGCATGCTTGATGATGTTCTTCTTCCgaattttcttctctttgtttTGTCATAAAAAAGCCTTCCATTCCTGTGATCCATCCATAGTCTTCATCTATGTTTTTCGTAAATCTGCATCTAGTGTCACCGCGTTACCCAAAGAAAAAGCAGCTTTCTTGATTCATCAATCATCAATTTGCCTTTGCCTGTTCTTTGCTGCGGTATCTGAAATATGACCCTTTTTTTCTAGATAGAATTGTTAGTTGTTGTCAAAGGAAGGAAAGACGTCATAAAAGATATCTTTCTATAGAGATTCCTGTGTAATATTATTCTGGTTTCAATTCATTGACACTTTTCCTCTTCCCCCAATTCCTATGCCTCATTGTACATCAAAACTCCATAAATTCTTTTGCTTTTAACTGTTTCTTCCAACACTAATTTTCCTAATCTTCCGTCTATCTTTTTCTGCAATTATGTGATGACAATGGAGAAATAATGGGGGATTGTTGATTACATCTGACACCTGACATTAGAAAAGCATTGCGTGATCGACtaacaaaagaaaacaagaaaagtgAAATTTAAGTTGCAAAGATTGGCTCCTACACTCTGTGTACCAAACATTATAAAAGCAAATCAACCTCAAATTAATCTAAACCTTTTCCTCAAGTGGTTTCGAGCCAAATTTCCACCATCCCTTCCTATTTTTTACTTCAACATGCTGCTTTTATAATCTAATGAAACTATACAATTTCTTTCATTTATAAATTGTCTGATAAACTATATACCGCTGGGTTAAGATATGTAATTCTACTGATTTGTCTAAAGTAATTCAATTGAATTCCTCTGTGGAATTGGTTCCAAAAGGACAAAAGTAGACCAAGATTTCGGTTTTAGTGTTCCACCTTTTTCTTCTATTGTTCCTTTGACATTAAGATTTCAGATCATTACTCTGGTTGGTGGTAACATAATTGCTTTTACCTCCTCCCCCTCTTAACCAACAATTTGGTCGGTTTCTAATGCCTCCTATGCCATTCTTTTCAGGGTTTTTGGGACATGGCCAGTAGCAATGGTGTCAGAAAACAGGAAGAGAGTGATGCTGGATGGTCCTATTTGTCTTTCGACAAAGGTCCAAGGATGGGTCTTGAAGGACTTGAGCAGTGACAAGAGGTTGTTGGTGGCTAGCACAGAATTGAACCCTAAACCTCCCAAGATTAATGTTTCTGGTTTTGCATTCAATAGCTCCATACTGTGGGATCCCGAGAGATGGGGCCGCCCTACCTCATTGCCCGACACATCACAGGTTAGTCTCTAGCATCTTCTGAGTACATTGCAAAAAAATTCACATGTTTTATCTCTTTTTCGTTTCTACCATGGATTGCCTATCTATTCACAATGGTCTTCTTCAAATGCTAAGTTCATTTGGATTATGTTTAAGTTTAGATTTCAATTTATATGAGAGTTTTGCTGATGCCAAATTGTCAATGTATGAAACCCTGTTTCCGGGACTCAAGAACTCTGATGTTACCGTCCTACTGAAGCTCACTCTCACTTCTGTTTCTTCCCTCCTCACCTTAAACCTATGGTCAACTAGTGAAAGGCCGATCTGTTATCTGATTGGTTGATCCACCGCGAAGTACAACTGTCTGTCTACATAAATTCTTTCTTGTTATCTGAGGTATGAGTTTGTGACTAGTGACACCACGTCGCTGACTATATGCATCACATTGATCTCCTTCATTTTCCTCTTACCGTCTCCGTTGACCAATTTTGGCACATAGCTGAGACACATGAGACTCTTTCCAGCTGTCTCTGGTAGATTGTACCACAACAAAGTTCGAACATTCCCGGACGTTTTCAACCAGCTAGTTGACAGCAGCCTTCCCCAATTATTAGCCCACAGAAAACTTCCTTGCCTCTTGATCAGGAATCGATGTCAAGCACAGGAAACCTTTGATTAGGACTAGCAACATGATTTTGCTGGTGGTTGGTCAATCATTCTCACAACCACTGCCACTTGAGTTTGTACATTGACATCTACCATGGTGATGATAATTTCAGGATTCAATCAAGTTTGTGCATGAAGTCATCTTAGAAGATGACAGCAAGCTGAAGGGTATTCCTGCCGACTGCTCCAAGATCATGGTGTGGCACCTCTACACACCGAGTGTAATTCCACTGCCCTTTCACTATCAAAAGCTTAGATCAGAAGGTAaataaggggagagagagagagagagagagagagagagagagctgtgtaaatgagagagagagaaatatgtAATGTTAGTTGTGGTCTTTATTTCCTTTCTTTCGGGGAAAGCTAAATAAGCATCCTGATGGCCACCTCATTTAAGGGGGGAATCCGATGCCTGTCGGCTACCCTAATCTTAGATATCTTAGTTTAAGATTGATCATGATGCATGTTTACAGTACAAGCATTTTGCTTGTTGTATGGGTCATTGTTAATGATATGTTAGGGGACTAatgattgagaaggacattcttcACAGAATGCCAAATGCCATGACCTGTCTACTAATTTCTTTCACCTTTGCTACAATTTTATTATACCATTTAGTCACCATGTATAATTGACGTGAAGCAATTGGTAATCAACGTACTTTTCATTGTCTTAAAAAAAAACAAGTTAGAAAAAGAATACGGCGATGAAATAGTGTAACACTAGTAATGAAAGAAAAGATCAAAGAAAGGGAGTTTTGAAAAATATGATGGTAATTATAGATTAAGCATAAAAATAACATAGtcgttttatatattaatttatgaaACAAAAGATGAAAATTATCATTAATCGGATTTATAGGAAAATATTTATCCCAATCACAACTTGACTTGACACATGATAGCACAACAAAGATTCGAAatctaatttaatatattttttaaattaaaataattgaaAGTATCAGTTAATTTAGTTGATAAAGATCTTGAGAGTTTATCATAAGTTGCTCGATTCGAATCTCGTATTTATCAttcatcttttatcaaaaaaaaattaattaataatttagtcATTTAGATATCAATCCAATATAAGATTTCGTTCATACTATAGAATATTCTTTAGAGTtaaattcatttaaataatttatcgGGATACAAACTTTCActtaaaattaattaaagcatCACATAGATAACATCAAAATCTCAATTAATATCGATCTTCAAATCGATCATTTATTGAACACCCGAAACCTTCATCCATCCACGTCAAATTTTCTATGCACACAAATCCAAAGTCTAAGTTGATTTGGACATCATCACAATCCAATAAGTTACGGGAAAATGGAGATGGAGGCTCGTCAATGTTAAAAGACTTCAAAATCACAGTTGTGATGCATCTATTGCGACCTGCCACCCTCCACTTTTGGGTGGCATTCCCCATCGTAATTAATGCATGCTCATCAAATACCTACATGATTAGGGGCTACATAATTGCAGCTGTGATTGCGAGGGGAGCAAAGTTGGTACAGGATGCAAAATTATCTCTTGGATATTACTCTCTCCTTCCCGGAGAACTCGTCTCTTATCTCCTTCAAACTTTTTCTTATTTGCTtattctttcctctttttataTGTATTGGTTTTTATTTAGGTAACTcagataaatttaaattattacttCTAAATTTAAATTCTTTCCTCATAATAGACTAGGGTGAGACGTTTGAAGGAGGCGCTAAACAAGCACATGCCTGAACCCAGGCACTTAGCAGCTTAGGCATGTGATCGAGAAATTGGAGTTTGGTTCGATCTTTTTGGAATAGTTGGCTCAAACACACCATCGAACCCAATTAAACTCAATCGCGAGCCTCCTTGGCACTACACTATCATATGCTTCCTCCGCCCTACAACATCGAAACACATGCCTCTTCTTATGTTATTGGACTATGAGCCTCCACCctactatcacggacaaacttctaaataggatgtttgatgtaatgcttatgtatgtccgtgtcttttggtatgttcatgtcttgtacaacatgtagagggacgaccgaaggcttaataatctcattttagttgggttggtggcctctttaggcttataaataaatgttgtatcatgtggacacgtgcgagagattttcggtctgtaatggaccattttaccctttgttgtgcaattgttcagagcttgtaaagtctgtttgtaatttgcattgtctatgaagtgtttttcggagatgtttgcttgtggatcccgattgaggcgttctctataactcgttctctcttttgttagtcctaagggacaatgggaggcttcggggaggctgacctttgcggacggacacgcaagggtgtcgcacgacttaggcaaaaccaactaagtccgtgatagatagtattagagcgggacaagcactcatagaaacacttagtatgcaaatgtgggggacctagcgggactgcgttgagggcagtcagcacacacgcgaccgtttgggggaaaatgggcatggagatatagggaaaatgagtcgctcggaTGAGcgagcatctgacattggcattcagaggaatgcccaacccttcgcgcaagaggcaccacgagaacaggcaagcttggaagaatgtggagcgcacaaaggttaggatggctgagtttgagctacggctcaacgttgacaactatacttgatggtgctcaaggcaagcgaggcgcttggtaaagaatgagaccatgtaaggtggaatgagttgctcaacgaccaaaagagttatgcaaagctcacagaggtgaggggaattgctaactcgaa of the Musa acuminata AAA Group cultivar baxijiao chromosome BXJ2-10, Cavendish_Baxijiao_AAA, whole genome shotgun sequence genome contains:
- the LOC135624505 gene encoding interactor of constitutive active ROPs 2, chloroplastic-like isoform X2, which translates into the protein MSAKLDDSQRQLVEFSAAEEARLQELRKISQERDRAWQSELEAIQKQHTVDTAALGSAMNEIQKLKVQLEVVLKAEAAYLKQSETASTELQVLKQEMTETLATVESLKVQLRDSKKSEAEARALVDETCRQLEMSKTTIETLRSEGSTLEESFSAKASDFEESRTKVDSLEEVKNSITNKYNEEVHGGKSSEKAAGNPLVTEVEQLRSALEAAEIKYQADQIQSTMQVRSAYELMERVKSDCGVKETELKLALSNAKTEIAELKAKLVDKEAEHQQIADNKELSADDGEVRGAQLLSELESKFMKSTNDIAELKANLMDKETELQNILEENEMLKSEMSKREVENRRSSEAMIAELELSKAAEQDALIRLGYITEESDKNSRRAARVAEQLDAAQAVNSQMESELKRLRIQCDQWRKAAEAAASILSSSNNGGNMERTGSLDSDYNSIAGKLMSSPFSDDLNEESPKKKNSNVLRKIGGLWKKSQK
- the LOC103978208 gene encoding beta-1,4-xylosyltransferase IRX9 — its product is MGSIDRSKRRSSQLWKKALVHFAMCFVVGFFTGFTPPSTATLFERRPVSSIGILPAAPVEAVERVVERGASVNRTLAEITSTVPAAAVRDDPPPDAEASETRGPQPPSRRLLIIVTTTRSSDRFLGASLRRMAHTLRLVPPPLVWLVVQAHADAAATAPMLRTTGVMYRHLTYKENFTDPGVEADHQRNVALSHVEYHRLTGIVHFAGASNVYDLRFFDEIREIEVFGTWPVAMVSENRKRVMLDGPICLSTKVQGWVLKDLSSDKRLLVASTELNPKPPKINVSGFAFNSSILWDPERWGRPTSLPDTSQDSIKFVHEVILEDDSKLKGIPADCSKIMVWHLYTPSVIPLPFHYQKLRSEGK